The following coding sequences lie in one Niabella agricola genomic window:
- a CDS encoding beta-ketoacyl-[acyl-carrier-protein] synthase family protein translates to MSKEQTVYIGGLGVISAIGNNAAENLDALVSGRAGMQAMQRLQSVHKDTLPVAEVPLSNEALAERAGLPVSISRTALLSAVAAQEAIADAGIECSKWRTGFISANSVGGMDKTEDFFPGFLQDAGNGDLKMVVNHECGAVTEVVADALGIKDFVTTISTACSSSANSIFLGARMIRQGILDVAVAGGTDALTRFTLNGFNTLMILDQQYCQPFDENRRGLNLGEGAGYVVLVSEAVAATLGKKPFCALSGWCNANDAYHQTASSPTGTGSLLAMKGALKKSGLSPSDISYINLHGTGTQNNDIAEGTAIATLFEGYYPPMSSTKSFTGHTLGASGAIEAVYAALAIKEGLVFPSLRLQTPMKDLPFSVTTVLEKRKIDHVLSNSFGFGGNCSSLVFSRVAFNHL, encoded by the coding sequence ATGTCTAAAGAACAAACCGTTTATATAGGAGGTCTGGGCGTTATTTCGGCAATCGGGAATAATGCAGCCGAAAATCTGGACGCACTGGTTTCCGGCAGGGCGGGGATGCAGGCCATGCAGCGGCTGCAATCGGTACATAAAGATACGCTTCCGGTGGCCGAGGTTCCATTATCTAACGAAGCATTAGCCGAAAGGGCAGGGCTGCCGGTTTCCATCAGCCGCACGGCCCTGTTGAGTGCTGTTGCCGCCCAAGAAGCCATTGCCGATGCCGGTATTGAATGTTCAAAATGGCGTACCGGCTTTATCTCTGCCAATTCGGTAGGAGGAATGGATAAAACCGAAGACTTCTTTCCCGGTTTTTTGCAGGACGCCGGCAATGGTGACCTGAAAATGGTGGTGAACCATGAATGCGGGGCTGTAACGGAAGTGGTGGCGGATGCGCTGGGAATAAAAGACTTTGTAACAACCATCAGTACGGCCTGTTCTTCCTCTGCGAATAGTATTTTTTTGGGCGCAAGGATGATCCGGCAGGGAATACTGGACGTAGCCGTGGCCGGAGGCACGGATGCACTAACGCGCTTTACATTAAATGGATTTAATACCTTAATGATCCTGGACCAGCAGTATTGCCAGCCCTTTGATGAAAACCGCCGGGGACTTAACCTGGGTGAAGGTGCGGGCTATGTGGTATTGGTGTCGGAGGCAGTGGCTGCTACATTAGGCAAAAAACCGTTTTGTGCGCTGAGCGGATGGTGCAATGCCAACGACGCCTATCATCAAACGGCCTCTTCTCCAACAGGGACCGGTTCGCTGTTGGCTATGAAGGGGGCCCTTAAAAAAAGCGGCTTGTCGCCGTCAGATATTAGCTATATCAACCTTCATGGCACCGGAACCCAGAACAATGATATTGCTGAAGGCACGGCTATTGCCACGTTGTTTGAAGGGTATTATCCGCCCATGAGCTCTACCAAATCCTTTACCGGCCATACTCTGGGCGCCAGTGGCGCTATTGAAGCCGTGTATGCGGCACTGGCGATTAAAGAAGGGTTGGTGTTTCCCAGCCTGCGGCTGCAAACGCCGATGAAAGACCTGCCTTTTTCAGTAACTACTGTACTGGAGAAAAGAAAGATCGATCATGTTTTGTCTAATTCTTTCGGGTTTGGAGGAAACTGCAGCTCGCTCGTGTTTTCAAGGGTCGCATTCAATCATTTGTAA
- a CDS encoding phosphopantetheine-binding protein produces the protein MENKQELIHRLKEQIIKQLKLEDKKPEDIGDHDPLFVEGLGLDSIDALELIVLLQQEYNIKLKSAEEGQDVFRSIDTMADYILEHEGK, from the coding sequence ATGGAAAATAAGCAAGAACTGATACATCGCTTAAAGGAGCAGATCATTAAGCAGTTAAAATTAGAAGATAAAAAACCGGAAGACATCGGCGATCATGATCCGCTGTTTGTAGAAGGACTGGGACTCGACTCCATTGATGCGCTGGAACTGATCGTGCTGTTGCAGCAGGAATACAATATCAAATTAAAGAGTGCAGAAGAAGGTCAGGATGTATTCCGTTCTATAGATACGATGGCGGATTATATACTGGAACACGAAGGGAAGTGA
- a CDS encoding NAD(P)/FAD-dependent oxidoreductase yields MQREQTDVLVIGAGPAGTVAGAIVNKAGYKVRVVEKMKFPRFVIGESLLPRCMEALEEAGLLECVLKMGFQRKTGAKFVRNGVVCDYSFADQFTDGWDHAYQVTRADFDQALADGLEAQGVPIEYETTVTAIRFNEDGSSVTTVTDNNGNEKQIEAKFIIDGSGYGRVIPRLFGLDKPSNLAPRKALFVHIKDVNRQMDDEPDRITVIVHKPDVWVWVIPFATGITSVGFVGDPAFFEKYTGTPEEQMRAVIADEPYIAERMKGVEFLWEPKILQSWSSTTEKFFGNGFVLTGNVTEFLDPVFSSGVTLATVSSQIAGKLVVRHLKGEAVDWDKEYTEVMMQGVNTFRSYVMGWYDTTLHTIFFAKDQNPDIKKMICSVLAGYVWDTDNPYVKEHNTALHKLAKTIRLRDSIEYINNGFKDKV; encoded by the coding sequence ATGCAAAGGGAACAAACAGATGTACTGGTAATTGGCGCGGGGCCCGCAGGAACCGTAGCCGGCGCCATTGTAAATAAAGCGGGGTATAAGGTTCGGGTAGTGGAGAAAATGAAATTTCCGCGCTTTGTTATCGGAGAAAGCCTGCTGCCGCGTTGTATGGAAGCACTGGAAGAAGCAGGATTGCTGGAGTGCGTGTTAAAGATGGGCTTTCAACGGAAAACGGGCGCTAAATTTGTACGCAATGGTGTGGTTTGCGATTATTCTTTCGCTGATCAGTTTACCGATGGCTGGGATCATGCTTACCAGGTAACCCGTGCCGACTTCGATCAGGCGCTGGCCGACGGTCTTGAAGCGCAGGGCGTGCCCATTGAATATGAAACAACTGTTACGGCCATCCGGTTCAATGAAGATGGATCCTCCGTTACAACTGTTACCGATAATAATGGAAATGAAAAACAGATCGAAGCAAAATTCATTATTGACGGAAGCGGCTACGGACGTGTAATTCCCCGCTTGTTTGGGTTGGATAAGCCTTCCAACCTGGCTCCGCGCAAGGCGTTGTTTGTACATATCAAAGATGTCAATCGCCAGATGGATGATGAGCCGGATCGTATTACAGTGATTGTACATAAACCTGATGTATGGGTATGGGTGATTCCTTTTGCAACCGGCATTACTTCCGTAGGGTTTGTAGGTGATCCGGCCTTTTTTGAAAAGTATACCGGTACGCCCGAAGAGCAAATGCGCGCGGTAATAGCAGATGAGCCCTATATTGCTGAGCGGATGAAAGGTGTGGAGTTCTTATGGGAACCAAAAATCTTACAATCCTGGTCGAGCACTACAGAAAAGTTCTTTGGAAACGGTTTTGTGTTAACTGGCAACGTAACCGAATTCCTGGATCCTGTATTTTCTTCGGGAGTAACCCTGGCCACGGTTTCCAGTCAGATTGCAGGAAAACTGGTAGTGCGGCATTTAAAAGGAGAAGCGGTTGACTGGGATAAAGAATATACTGAAGTGATGATGCAGGGCGTAAACACCTTCAGAAGCTATGTAATGGGTTGGTACGATACTACTCTGCATACGATTTTCTTTGCAAAGGATCAGAACCCTGATATCAAGAAAATGATCTGTTCGGTATTGGCAGGGTATGTTTGGGACACCGACAACCCGTATGTGAAGGAGCACAATACGGCGTTGCATAAACTGGCCAAAACCATCCGGCTCCGGGACAGTATCGAATACATTAATAACGGATTTAAGGATAAAGTGTAG
- a CDS encoding SAM-dependent methyltransferase: MIDFYKGEHYSAMDAKHMAQIIAHGPIVFQVARVLRDKQILRVIEEARSAGIALNDICEKVGLSEYAVRVLLEAGLGMHLVKYTADEKFALTKTGYFILHDPLTNVNMNFVQDICYKGMYHLEEAVETGKPAGLPELGNWSTVYEGLSQLNPQQQKSWFEYDHFFSDIAFPAVLKHIYKPENHIKKLLEIGGNTGKWALASTKFDKDVSITIVDLPGQAAMAKKNIEDLGLSDRVDFYPANVLDESVVFPTGYDAVWMSQFLDCFSEDEIVSIMKRCGAALNADGSIYILEAFWDNQRFETSAFCIQQLSIYFTAIANGNSQMYDSRVFKKCVEKAGFEIVEQIEGIGLSHTLLKCKKKD; the protein is encoded by the coding sequence ATGATAGATTTCTACAAAGGAGAACATTATTCAGCGATGGACGCAAAGCATATGGCACAGATCATTGCCCATGGCCCGATCGTATTCCAGGTGGCGCGTGTGTTAAGAGATAAGCAGATTCTTAGAGTAATAGAAGAGGCACGGAGCGCAGGCATTGCGTTGAATGATATTTGCGAAAAAGTAGGTCTTTCTGAATATGCCGTACGGGTACTGCTGGAGGCTGGTTTGGGAATGCACCTGGTGAAATATACAGCCGATGAGAAATTTGCGTTAACAAAAACAGGTTATTTTATCCTGCACGATCCGCTTACCAATGTAAACATGAATTTTGTACAGGACATTTGCTATAAAGGAATGTACCATCTTGAAGAGGCTGTTGAAACCGGTAAACCTGCCGGGCTGCCGGAGCTGGGTAACTGGTCTACCGTTTATGAGGGCCTTTCGCAGTTGAATCCGCAGCAACAAAAAAGCTGGTTCGAATATGATCATTTCTTTTCAGACATTGCCTTCCCGGCAGTGTTAAAACATATTTATAAGCCGGAAAATCATATTAAAAAACTGTTGGAAATAGGCGGCAACACCGGAAAATGGGCATTGGCATCCACTAAATTCGATAAAGACGTATCCATCACCATTGTAGACCTTCCGGGACAAGCGGCCATGGCTAAAAAGAATATTGAAGACCTGGGACTGAGCGACCGTGTTGATTTTTATCCGGCCAATGTGCTGGATGAATCCGTGGTTTTTCCCACGGGATATGATGCGGTTTGGATGAGCCAGTTCCTGGACTGCTTTTCCGAAGATGAGATCGTTTCCATTATGAAACGTTGCGGCGCGGCATTGAACGCTGATGGCAGTATTTACATCCTGGAAGCGTTCTGGGACAACCAGCGGTTTGAAACCTCAGCCTTCTGCATCCAGCAATTATCAATTTATTTTACGGCCATTGCCAACGGTAACAGCCAGATGTACGACTCCCGGGTATTTAAAAAATGCGTTGAAAAAGCAGGCTTCGAGATCGTGGAGCAAATTGAAGGTATCGGGCTCAGTCACACTTTATTGAAATGTAAAAAGAAGGACTAA
- a CDS encoding four helix bundle protein — protein sequence MGTVSRFEDLEIWKLARELSKMIYSFTLRESFSKDYKLKDQIRGASGSAMDNIAEGFEKGSRLEFVNFLSFAKGSCGEVKSQLYRALDQEYIAEGEQIEAYNQYNKLSAGISNFISYLNQSAIRGSKFKGRTGG from the coding sequence ATGGGCACCGTAAGCAGGTTTGAAGATCTTGAAATATGGAAACTGGCGAGGGAGTTGTCAAAGATGATTTATAGTTTTACATTGAGAGAATCTTTTTCAAAAGACTATAAATTAAAAGATCAGATAAGAGGCGCTTCAGGTTCTGCAATGGACAACATTGCAGAAGGCTTTGAGAAAGGTTCCCGATTGGAATTTGTAAATTTCCTGAGTTTTGCAAAGGGCTCTTGTGGTGAGGTAAAATCCCAACTATATAGGGCATTGGACCAGGAATATATAGCAGAAGGGGAACAGATTGAAGCGTATAATCAATACAATAAATTATCTGCCGGGATATCAAACTTCATTTCTTACCTGAATCAATCGGCAATTAGGGGCTCTAAATTTAAAGGCAGAACGGGCGGTTAA
- a CDS encoding beta-ketoacyl-[acyl-carrier-protein] synthase family protein, with product MKKVFVLAQNIVSPLGNTAKENFEALCAGNTAVAIHNDVSRSPVPFCAALMDPAFFKNTPASFTPFEALTAASMADVIRQAKIDPADPDTTWILSTTKGNIGLLEGQPVTRELKEAVGLTVSARKISEYFGFKHTPLIVSHACISGTLAIITARRILETGKYKTVVVAGADLITRFILSGFQSFHAVSEVLCKPFDANRNGINLGEAAASVVLSTVPSAEADRITISGGGVSNDANHISGPSRTGAELYMAIGRAMKEAAVDAEAIDFISAHGTATIYNDDMESRAITLAGLQSVPVNSMKGYYGHTLGAAGLLETVIGIESLKQQIIIPTMGFETPGTAAPIHVCSALTKTPAKAFLKTASGFGGCNAAIVVVKSVKG from the coding sequence ATGAAGAAGGTGTTTGTTTTAGCTCAGAATATTGTTTCCCCGCTGGGAAACACGGCAAAAGAAAACTTCGAAGCGCTATGCGCCGGGAACACAGCAGTAGCCATCCATAACGATGTTTCCAGAAGCCCGGTACCGTTTTGTGCTGCGCTGATGGATCCGGCTTTTTTTAAGAACACCCCGGCTTCATTCACCCCTTTTGAAGCGCTTACAGCAGCCTCTATGGCAGATGTGATCCGACAGGCAAAAATAGACCCGGCCGATCCGGACACGACCTGGATCCTCTCCACAACCAAGGGTAATATTGGTTTACTGGAAGGGCAACCCGTTACCCGCGAACTAAAAGAAGCAGTAGGGCTAACAGTATCTGCCCGGAAAATTTCAGAATATTTTGGTTTTAAGCATACCCCGCTGATTGTATCCCATGCTTGCATCTCCGGCACCCTGGCCATCATTACCGCCAGGCGGATACTGGAAACCGGTAAATACAAAACAGTTGTGGTTGCCGGGGCAGATCTGATCACCCGGTTTATCCTTTCGGGATTTCAATCCTTTCATGCGGTAAGCGAAGTGCTTTGCAAACCATTTGACGCCAATCGCAACGGAATCAACCTGGGAGAAGCTGCTGCTTCAGTGGTTCTTTCTACAGTGCCTTCTGCTGAAGCAGACCGGATCACCATCAGCGGGGGCGGCGTTAGCAATGATGCTAACCATATTTCCGGTCCTTCCCGGACGGGGGCAGAACTGTATATGGCGATTGGTCGTGCCATGAAAGAAGCAGCAGTCGATGCTGAGGCCATTGACTTTATCTCCGCGCACGGAACGGCTACCATTTATAACGACGACATGGAAAGCCGGGCCATCACCCTGGCCGGGTTGCAATCCGTTCCCGTAAATAGTATGAAAGGCTATTACGGGCATACCCTGGGTGCCGCGGGGTTGCTTGAAACCGTTATCGGTATCGAATCGCTGAAGCAACAGATCATCATTCCTACCATGGGATTTGAAACACCAGGTACAGCAGCACCCATTCACGTTTGCAGTGCACTCACTAAAACGCCGGCAAAAGCGTTCTTAAAAACCGCATCCGGGTTCGGAGGATGTAATGCAGCAATCGTAGTGGTTAAAAGCGTAAAGGGTTAA
- a CDS encoding acyl-CoA thioesterase, which translates to MEIEIMKELKDTTEVLIRFNEADPLGIVWHGHYIRYFEDGREAFGKKYGIGYLDFFKENVVVPIVHAECNYKKSLKFGDSVLVETIYEPCEAAKINFRFNLYKASDRSLVATGRTTQVFLDKDTQTLLLNNPPFFQEWKQKFVM; encoded by the coding sequence GTGGAAATCGAAATCATGAAGGAACTGAAAGATACAACTGAGGTCCTCATCCGTTTTAACGAGGCAGATCCCCTGGGTATTGTCTGGCACGGCCATTACATCCGCTATTTTGAAGACGGCAGGGAAGCTTTCGGGAAAAAATACGGCATCGGGTATCTTGATTTTTTTAAGGAAAATGTAGTAGTACCCATTGTTCACGCAGAATGCAATTACAAGAAATCGCTGAAATTCGGCGACAGCGTATTGGTTGAAACGATCTATGAACCTTGCGAAGCTGCCAAGATCAACTTCCGGTTTAATTTATACAAAGCATCCGACCGCTCGCTGGTGGCTACGGGCAGAACCACGCAGGTGTTCCTGGATAAGGATACGCAAACCCTTTTGTTGAACAATCCTCCGTTCTTTCAGGAGTGGAAACAAAAATTTGTGATGTAA
- a CDS encoding 3-hydroxyacyl-ACP dehydratase, which produces MSIASDILPYIPQRPPFVMIQTLERSDDSGAETRFTVTEDNILVAGGLLKEPGLVENIAQTAAARIGYICKQENKPVPVGFIGAIQQLKIARLPAIGEVLETSIRIQNQVFNATIVEGSIAINGDVIASCEMRIFVAG; this is translated from the coding sequence ATGAGTATCGCCAGTGACATTTTGCCCTATATTCCGCAGCGGCCGCCCTTTGTAATGATACAAACGCTGGAGCGTTCGGACGATAGTGGCGCAGAAACCAGGTTTACGGTAACCGAAGACAATATTCTGGTAGCGGGCGGGCTTTTAAAAGAGCCCGGCCTGGTGGAGAATATTGCTCAAACCGCCGCCGCGCGGATCGGTTATATCTGTAAACAGGAAAACAAACCGGTTCCGGTGGGCTTTATTGGTGCCATACAGCAGTTAAAAATAGCCCGCCTGCCCGCTATCGGGGAAGTATTGGAAACTTCCATCCGGATTCAGAACCAGGTATTCAATGCAACGATTGTAGAGGGCAGCATCGCCATAAATGGGGATGTGATTGCTTCCTGTGAAATGCGCATATTTGTTGCCGGATAA
- a CDS encoding LpxL/LpxP family acyltransferase, whose product MANWDGSSKGTKLGYSIFIGLLKAGGTTPAYFLLRFVAFYYFLCSTVSNRAIKYYLNQRLGYAGFKAVRLRYRNYYWFGQALIDRIVMMSGIRNRFSFDFDGEAHLRAMVTAGKGGLLLSAHIGNWEIAGHLLKRLNTRINIVMYDGEHQQIKEYLDGVTGERNARIIIIRDNISHIYEIMEALNNNELVCMHSDRFLEGNKTLTASFLGAPARFPAGPFTLAAKLPVPVSFVFALKESSRHYHFFATPGMVYHNHSEKAAPEAILADFIRQMTEKVQRYPDQWYNYYPFWDENRL is encoded by the coding sequence ATGGCAAACTGGGACGGAAGCTCCAAGGGTACAAAACTGGGTTATAGCATCTTTATCGGCCTGCTGAAAGCAGGAGGCACGACACCGGCTTATTTTCTGTTGCGGTTTGTGGCCTTTTATTATTTTTTATGCAGTACCGTGTCCAACCGGGCCATAAAATATTACCTGAACCAACGGCTGGGGTATGCCGGATTTAAAGCGGTACGGCTGCGCTACCGGAATTATTACTGGTTTGGACAGGCCCTCATCGACCGTATTGTAATGATGAGTGGCATCCGGAACCGGTTCTCTTTTGATTTTGACGGAGAAGCGCACCTGCGTGCAATGGTAACAGCCGGGAAAGGCGGTCTGTTGCTGAGTGCTCATATCGGCAACTGGGAAATTGCGGGCCATTTGCTCAAACGGCTGAATACCCGGATTAATATTGTCATGTATGACGGCGAGCACCAGCAGATAAAGGAATACCTCGATGGGGTTACCGGAGAACGGAATGCCCGAATCATCATCATCCGGGATAATATCTCGCATATTTACGAAATCATGGAGGCGTTGAACAATAACGAATTGGTTTGCATGCATTCCGACCGGTTTTTAGAGGGAAACAAAACCCTGACCGCTTCCTTCCTCGGCGCCCCGGCCCGGTTCCCTGCAGGGCCCTTTACCCTTGCGGCCAAACTACCGGTACCGGTTTCTTTTGTGTTTGCATTAAAAGAGTCATCCAGGCACTATCATTTTTTTGCCACTCCGGGCATGGTATACCACAATCATTCCGAAAAAGCGGCCCCGGAAGCGATCCTTGCTGATTTTATCAGGCAAATGACTGAAAAAGTACAACGCTACCCCGATCAGTGGTACAATTATTATCCGTTTTGGGATGAAAATCGCTTATAA
- a CDS encoding phosphopantetheine-binding protein, translating into MEKIIDTTNAFLVDEFEADADLIKPEANLKEVLDLDSLDYIDLVVALESNFHFKVQPGDFLPLVTFNDFYNYIHAQIQKKEAA; encoded by the coding sequence ATGGAGAAAATAATAGATACGACCAATGCATTTTTGGTAGATGAATTTGAGGCCGATGCAGATCTGATAAAGCCGGAGGCAAATCTCAAGGAAGTATTGGACCTGGACAGCCTGGATTATATCGACCTGGTGGTGGCCCTGGAAAGCAACTTTCATTTTAAGGTGCAACCCGGCGATTTCCTGCCGTTGGTGACCTTCAACGACTTTTACAACTATATACACGCACAGATCCAGAAAAAAGAGGCGGCCTGA
- a CDS encoding beta-ketoacyl-[acyl-carrier-protein] synthase family protein: MNRVVITGRGIYSCIGKNLAEVKDSLYEGKSGIIFDPVRKAFGYRSALTGFVERPSLKGLLDRRSRIMLPEEGEYAYMATIEALQEAGLSEEDLARLEPGILYGNDSSAKAVIESTDLIREKKDTMLVGSAAVFQTLNSTVTMNLATIFKLKGINLTVSAACASGSHAIGLAYILIKMGLQDCVVAGGAQEINHLSMGTFDALGAFSVREDAPEKASRPFDKDRDGLIPSGGAATVILESLESAQKRGAHVLGEVIGYGFSSNGEHISNPTVAGPAKSLRMALNDAGIAPGMIDYINAHATSTPAGDASEAKAIAEVFQGCNTPVSSTKSMTGHECWMAGASEIVYSSIMMEHGFMAPNINFETPDTDTSALNIVKNTTNKNIDVFLSNSFGFGGTNSTLIVKKW, encoded by the coding sequence ATGAACAGAGTGGTGATCACAGGTCGTGGTATTTATTCCTGCATTGGCAAAAACCTTGCGGAAGTAAAAGATTCCCTGTATGAGGGAAAATCGGGGATCATATTCGATCCCGTTCGTAAAGCATTTGGATACCGGTCTGCGCTTACGGGTTTCGTTGAGCGTCCTTCGTTAAAAGGATTGCTGGACCGGCGCTCCCGGATCATGCTTCCGGAAGAAGGGGAGTATGCCTATATGGCAACCATCGAGGCCCTTCAGGAGGCGGGTCTTTCTGAAGAGGACCTGGCACGGCTGGAGCCGGGCATTCTTTACGGCAACGACAGTTCCGCAAAAGCGGTGATCGAATCTACAGACCTGATCCGCGAAAAAAAAGACACCATGCTGGTAGGGTCGGCGGCGGTTTTTCAAACCCTGAACTCTACCGTAACCATGAACCTGGCCACCATCTTTAAATTAAAAGGCATCAACTTAACCGTAAGCGCGGCCTGCGCCAGTGGCTCACATGCGATTGGCCTGGCGTATATCCTTATAAAAATGGGCTTGCAGGATTGTGTAGTTGCCGGCGGCGCGCAGGAGATCAATCACCTGTCGATGGGTACTTTCGATGCCCTCGGCGCTTTTTCGGTACGGGAAGATGCACCGGAGAAGGCGTCTCGTCCATTCGACAAAGACCGCGATGGGCTTATCCCCAGTGGCGGGGCTGCTACGGTAATCCTGGAAAGCCTGGAGTCGGCCCAAAAAAGAGGTGCTCATGTCCTGGGAGAAGTCATCGGCTATGGATTTTCATCCAATGGGGAGCATATTTCCAATCCCACCGTGGCCGGACCGGCCAAATCACTACGGATGGCTCTGAATGATGCCGGGATAGCGCCTGGTATGATCGACTATATCAACGCGCACGCCACCAGTACACCGGCAGGGGATGCCAGCGAGGCCAAAGCCATTGCAGAAGTATTCCAGGGCTGCAATACACCCGTAAGTTCCACAAAATCAATGACCGGACACGAATGCTGGATGGCGGGCGCCAGTGAGATCGTGTATTCCAGCATTATGATGGAGCACGGATTTATGGCCCCCAATATCAATTTTGAAACCCCCGATACTGATACCTCAGCGCTAAATATTGTAAAAAATACAACGAATAAAAATATAGATGTATTTTTGTCCAATTCATTTGGGTTTGGAGGAACCAACTCTACCCTCATTGTAAAAAAGTGGTAA
- a CDS encoding DUF2911 domain-containing protein produces the protein MKKLLFFLAGICLVIGVSAQNGEKKKPASPPAAVSKTIKSGVTVSINYSQPSVKGRTVGKDVEPMDGKVWRAGANKTTLFELSKDATINGKQLPAGKYGLHVLTGNGDWTFIFSKKWDQWGTEYSEADDALRVTVKSKKPAKFAEALTYTISDNGQVSLLWGDHEAGFTVK, from the coding sequence ATGAAAAAACTATTATTTTTTTTGGCAGGTATCTGCCTCGTGATCGGAGTATCTGCCCAGAACGGTGAAAAGAAAAAACCCGCCAGTCCGCCTGCGGCTGTTTCAAAGACGATTAAATCGGGTGTAACTGTTTCTATCAATTACAGTCAGCCGTCAGTAAAAGGACGAACCGTTGGAAAGGATGTAGAACCTATGGACGGAAAAGTATGGCGCGCAGGCGCTAACAAAACCACGCTTTTTGAATTAAGCAAGGACGCTACCATTAACGGAAAACAGCTGCCAGCTGGAAAATACGGGTTGCATGTGTTAACCGGCAATGGCGACTGGACCTTTATCTTCAGCAAAAAATGGGATCAGTGGGGTACGGAGTACAGCGAGGCCGACGATGCCCTCCGGGTTACAGTAAAGAGCAAAAAGCCGGCAAAATTTGCAGAGGCATTAACCTATACCATCAGTGATAACGGCCAGGTTTCGCTTTTATGGGGCGATCATGAGGCTGGCTTTACTGTAAAATAA
- a CDS encoding S8 family peptidase, with translation MMIRESFKLTVGLCLGLCLYSCQKSEVNPGAPQPPSLSAESKAQRLTGTGSGEDYIPGQLLVKFKDGTPAKNKTAILTKLKGKLRDKANPKSIPGFEDEGDIDLIETSSDVLAAINDVKNAPEIDFIEPNYIYHAAEVPNDPYYTNAQWNMQAGGYGCQASTAWNNHKTGSGNVYVGVVDQGYMYQHDDLKNNAGVNPGEIPANGIDDDQNGYIDDVYGWNFYQNNAAVYNGSDFHGTHVAGIIGAEGGNGIGVAGVVWNVKLLSAKFMEGNSGTAFSAALAIDYFIALKTKQQLNIVALCCSWEGNTSSKNLEAAIRRAGRAGILIIAAAGNNTNNNDKVPVYPASLKMDNIISVASIGRNGNLSYFSNYGAKTVDIAAPGESIVSTYLNNSYAALSGTSMAAPHVAGAAALYASVHPGAGMKEIKSAILNAAIPTPSLSGKCLTGGRLDISMF, from the coding sequence ATGATGATCAGAGAATCATTCAAACTCACCGTGGGTTTATGCCTCGGACTGTGCCTCTACAGTTGCCAAAAAAGCGAAGTAAATCCTGGTGCTCCCCAACCACCATCACTGTCTGCTGAAAGTAAAGCCCAGCGCCTTACGGGAACGGGTTCAGGCGAAGATTATATCCCCGGCCAGCTGCTTGTAAAATTCAAAGACGGAACTCCGGCCAAAAATAAAACGGCGATCCTTACAAAGTTAAAAGGGAAATTGAGGGATAAAGCGAATCCAAAATCCATTCCCGGTTTTGAAGATGAGGGCGATATCGACCTCATTGAAACCTCATCGGATGTACTTGCAGCTATTAACGACGTAAAGAATGCACCGGAGATCGATTTTATCGAACCCAATTATATTTACCACGCGGCTGAGGTACCCAATGACCCTTACTATACCAATGCCCAGTGGAATATGCAGGCCGGCGGATACGGCTGTCAGGCCAGCACCGCCTGGAACAATCATAAAACAGGCTCAGGCAATGTATATGTAGGTGTTGTTGATCAGGGATATATGTATCAGCATGATGACCTGAAAAATAATGCCGGCGTGAACCCCGGTGAAATTCCAGCCAACGGGATCGACGACGACCAGAACGGTTATATCGATGACGTTTATGGCTGGAACTTTTATCAAAACAACGCCGCCGTTTATAACGGCAGTGATTTTCATGGCACCCATGTTGCCGGCATTATCGGCGCCGAAGGCGGCAACGGGATTGGTGTAGCCGGTGTGGTTTGGAATGTAAAACTTCTAAGTGCAAAATTTATGGAAGGCAACAGTGGCACGGCTTTTAGCGCAGCGTTGGCTATTGATTATTTTATTGCGCTCAAAACAAAACAGCAATTGAATATTGTTGCGCTTTGCTGTTCCTGGGAAGGCAATACCAGCTCCAAAAACCTGGAGGCAGCCATCCGCAGAGCCGGCAGAGCCGGGATACTGATCATTGCCGCCGCCGGTAATAATACCAACAACAATGATAAGGTTCCGGTATACCCCGCCAGTCTGAAAATGGACAATATCATCTCCGTTGCCTCTATCGGCCGCAACGGCAACCTGTCTTACTTCTCCAACTATGGGGCAAAAACCGTTGATATTGCCGCTCCCGGCGAGTCTATTGTTTCTACCTATCTGAACAATAGCTATGCGGCATTAAGCGGAACATCGATGGCGGCCCCGCATGTAGCAGGCGCAGCGGCACTCTATGCCTCTGTACATCCCGGTGCCGGAATGAAAGAAATAAAGTCGGCAATCCTTAACGCCGCAATTCCCACTCCGTCGCTTTCGGGCAAATGTCTTACCGGGGGCCGGTTAGATATCAGCATGTTTTAA